In Thalassospira marina, the following are encoded in one genomic region:
- the traI gene encoding TraI/MobA(P) family conjugative relaxase has protein sequence MIAKKIPKNAHIADNYKELAHYIAAAKEAGEKLDRFWIAHCGAGNSKEDLDLALVEIEAVRRLKPDVKDKSYHMIISFRPGEKDRLSDQDLKDIAETYAGALGFSGHQYVAGTHINTDNFHMHIAFNRVHPETLQLVTPYRDFKILDRVSRQLEKKYGLFVDNGMAQRKDNSAKLSPSARDYESQTWQESFQNHVLGHRKEILKQTADAKTWQDLHQVLGDYDIRLKKRGNGFVLLGPDGQGMKASALDRSLSKAALEKKLGTFKPSGEEQKATQEKPSRPKQRYKRRPTLRHPAMPPLWRKYLGTQRMTPAPPSSLLSRSLSNWKLFLVSEAYRDPLAAVFLIAHQEMLHLVFGEDRPTPVTKLANPALKAWKEAGHWAKAKSLKWLSETRSTGRGCRMDDDGNLLVPFRDRDGHLQAVRLYSPEGKSLDIGNKRTHGLVHLIDPRKQIDKGPVIFTADYADAVKIHDATRRPVIVLADPNDMRQVLKEHQRRYPNSTAIIADPTIPRQPNVPIVSLPDQDDATDIRRAFVEATDDKAFMIWDTCSDWAKPGNSAWLKVSGLRGYGVKLTDKGNIAVPLRDRSGRIENVMLIDKQSRQSLVQDTPADQVLMHRIDPQRRGDQDTLIIARDYADAAALHRATNCPVMVPARPADWADLARHMREKNNNAEIIVALGAIEQPDDAEKAAKLGMEIVRPKMATSFKDYAAPRDGNKASRLIASGAAPYKFDFEKSESSFVTLQDANGVERTLWGIDIAQSVDQADAKPGDWITLEVAETKEVEVEEEYRDKTGQIQTRTIKTHRNVWKTQIKDDPAKTPTMTALRTELAQKVGDNAWHAWQTAKPADKQTIKARAELGSAKAWAQYRVDQDGKVLIPLRDSGNRLAALYRIDTDGSGKMITGPGSDNGLHHVVGGKLSKNPKEPILIADDLVSAIELNRLTGKPVVWAVKAENLKAVAENLRKFNPKHELVIAATDAHVAKENRPMAFERIRSNIDVQRIP, from the coding sequence ATATTGCGGCGGCCAAAGAGGCCGGCGAAAAGCTCGACCGTTTCTGGATTGCCCATTGTGGTGCTGGCAACAGCAAAGAGGATCTGGATCTTGCCCTGGTCGAGATTGAAGCCGTGCGCCGCCTCAAACCCGATGTCAAAGACAAGTCCTATCACATGATTATCTCGTTCCGCCCGGGCGAGAAAGACCGGCTGTCGGATCAGGACTTAAAGGACATTGCCGAAACCTATGCCGGGGCGCTGGGTTTTAGCGGCCATCAATATGTGGCCGGCACCCATATCAATACCGACAATTTTCATATGCACATCGCCTTTAACCGGGTGCATCCAGAGACGCTCCAGCTCGTCACCCCCTATCGCGATTTTAAAATCCTCGACCGGGTCTCGCGCCAGCTTGAAAAGAAATATGGCCTGTTTGTCGATAACGGCATGGCACAACGCAAAGATAACAGCGCCAAACTCTCCCCTTCCGCCCGCGACTATGAATCCCAGACCTGGCAGGAAAGTTTCCAGAACCATGTGCTGGGTCATCGTAAAGAGATTTTAAAACAAACGGCAGACGCGAAGACCTGGCAGGATCTGCATCAGGTTCTGGGTGATTACGACATCAGACTTAAAAAGCGCGGCAATGGCTTTGTGCTGCTCGGACCGGATGGCCAGGGCATGAAAGCATCAGCCCTGGATCGTTCCCTAAGCAAAGCCGCTCTGGAAAAGAAACTGGGGACCTTCAAGCCATCTGGCGAAGAACAGAAAGCGACACAGGAAAAACCATCACGGCCCAAACAACGCTATAAACGCCGCCCGACCCTGCGCCATCCTGCCATGCCGCCGCTGTGGCGCAAATATCTCGGCACGCAAAGAATGACCCCGGCCCCACCTTCCAGTCTGTTGAGCCGGTCACTGTCAAACTGGAAGCTGTTTCTGGTCAGTGAGGCCTATCGTGATCCACTGGCTGCGGTGTTCCTGATCGCCCATCAGGAAATGCTGCATCTGGTGTTTGGCGAGGATCGCCCCACACCGGTCACAAAGCTGGCCAACCCGGCGCTGAAGGCCTGGAAAGAGGCCGGACACTGGGCCAAGGCCAAATCCCTTAAATGGCTGTCAGAGACCCGCTCCACCGGTCGGGGCTGTCGCATGGATGATGACGGCAACCTTCTCGTGCCGTTCAGGGACCGCGATGGCCATTTGCAAGCCGTGCGGCTCTATTCGCCGGAGGGTAAAAGCCTCGATATTGGCAATAAGCGGACACACGGGCTGGTGCATCTCATTGATCCCCGAAAACAGATCGACAAAGGCCCGGTGATCTTTACCGCCGATTATGCCGATGCCGTTAAAATCCATGATGCCACACGGCGACCGGTAATTGTTCTGGCCGATCCTAATGACATGCGTCAGGTGCTCAAAGAGCATCAACGGCGATACCCGAACAGCACAGCAATCATTGCCGATCCCACCATCCCGCGCCAACCCAATGTGCCGATTGTGTCCCTACCCGATCAGGATGACGCCACCGACATTCGCCGCGCTTTTGTCGAGGCTACCGATGATAAAGCCTTCATGATCTGGGATACCTGCTCCGACTGGGCCAAGCCGGGCAATTCAGCCTGGCTCAAAGTCAGCGGCCTGCGGGGTTATGGCGTCAAGCTCACAGACAAAGGCAATATTGCCGTACCGCTGCGCGACCGCTCTGGCCGGATTGAGAATGTCATGCTGATCGACAAACAGAGTCGCCAAAGCTTGGTGCAGGACACCCCGGCAGATCAGGTCCTGATGCACAGGATCGATCCGCAAAGACGCGGGGATCAGGATACACTGATCATCGCCCGGGATTATGCCGATGCTGCGGCGCTGCATCGGGCGACAAACTGCCCGGTGATGGTCCCCGCCAGACCGGCGGACTGGGCGGACCTGGCTCGCCATATGCGCGAAAAAAACAACAATGCTGAAATCATTGTGGCACTCGGCGCAATAGAACAGCCAGACGACGCAGAAAAAGCAGCAAAACTGGGCATGGAGATTGTGCGCCCGAAGATGGCGACTTCGTTCAAAGATTATGCCGCGCCCCGTGACGGCAACAAGGCCTCACGCCTGATTGCCAGCGGTGCAGCACCTTACAAGTTCGATTTCGAGAAGTCGGAATCCAGTTTTGTTACCCTTCAGGATGCCAACGGCGTGGAGCGCACGCTGTGGGGCATTGATATTGCGCAGAGCGTTGATCAGGCCGACGCCAAGCCCGGCGACTGGATTACGCTGGAGGTCGCGGAAACCAAAGAAGTCGAGGTCGAGGAAGAATATCGTGACAAAACCGGCCAGATCCAAACCCGGACCATCAAAACACATCGCAATGTCTGGAAAACGCAGATAAAGGATGATCCGGCCAAAACGCCAACCATGACGGCTCTACGTACTGAACTGGCCCAAAAGGTCGGCGATAATGCCTGGCACGCCTGGCAAACCGCGAAGCCTGCTGACAAACAGACCATCAAAGCCAGAGCAGAACTGGGCTCAGCCAAAGCCTGGGCGCAGTATCGTGTCGATCAAGACGGCAAGGTTCTCATCCCGCTGCGTGACAGCGGCAACCGTCTGGCCGCGCTCTACCGAATTGATACCGATGGATCAGGCAAGATGATCACGGGACCAGGCAGCGACAACGGGCTGCATCACGTCGTTGGTGGCAAGCTGTCAAAGAACCCCAAAGAGCCGATCCTGATTGCCGATGACCTGGTGAGCGCCATCGAGCTTAACCGACTGACCGGAAAGCCGGTGGTGTGGGCAGTAAAGGCTGAGAACCTGAAGGCTGTGGCTGAAAACCTGCGGAAGTTTAATCCCAAGCATGAACTCGTGATTGCGGCGACGGATGCGCATGTGGCCAAGGAAAATCGACCGATGGCGTTCGAGAGAATAAGATCGAATATCGATGTTCAAAGAATTCCATGA
- a CDS encoding DNA cytosine methyltransferase translates to MKLRTLDLFCGGGGSAWGAQAAGAEIVCGIDAWDLAAQTFEANFGSARGVNLCLDESSGSKLVPDLGPIDLILASPECTNHTCAKGGRPRDEGSKMTARYVLNFAKDLSPRWIVLENVVHMRSWRGYDPLICELEDLGYNVLPQVLDASNFGVPQKRRRLFLLCDRDKNPSPIVTSEYPVGTVESDVIIWEGAWKSKPLYNERRAQATLERAERAIEMLGRGVPFLIVYYGSDGSGGWQPLDRPIRTLTTLDRFGLVTWEGDTPMLRMLQPPELQKAMGFGENYKMPFGSRRDHIKILGNGVCPPVMNAIIRSLTGSEQLLKAAE, encoded by the coding sequence ATGAAATTGCGAACCTTGGATCTTTTTTGTGGTGGTGGGGGCAGCGCCTGGGGAGCTCAGGCAGCTGGTGCTGAGATCGTGTGTGGTATTGATGCGTGGGACTTGGCCGCTCAGACATTTGAGGCCAATTTCGGCTCTGCCCGAGGTGTCAATTTGTGCTTGGACGAGAGCTCTGGATCTAAACTGGTTCCGGACTTAGGACCTATTGACCTCATCCTGGCGTCGCCGGAATGCACCAACCATACTTGCGCCAAGGGAGGTCGTCCGAGGGATGAAGGTAGCAAGATGACAGCTAGGTATGTCCTTAATTTTGCAAAGGACCTTAGCCCTCGCTGGATCGTCCTTGAGAATGTTGTACACATGCGTAGTTGGCGTGGATATGACCCTCTTATCTGTGAACTTGAGGATCTCGGTTACAACGTACTTCCTCAGGTACTGGATGCATCGAATTTCGGAGTGCCACAGAAACGTCGTCGTTTGTTCCTGCTTTGCGACAGGGATAAGAATCCGTCGCCAATAGTAACATCAGAGTACCCGGTAGGCACCGTGGAATCAGATGTAATTATCTGGGAAGGAGCCTGGAAATCAAAACCCCTCTATAATGAGCGACGCGCACAGGCAACCCTTGAAAGAGCTGAACGTGCAATTGAAATGCTCGGAAGAGGAGTTCCTTTCCTGATTGTTTACTATGGATCAGATGGAAGTGGGGGGTGGCAGCCTTTGGATCGTCCTATCAGAACTTTGACCACGCTTGACCGTTTTGGTCTTGTGACTTGGGAAGGGGATACTCCGATGCTCCGCATGCTGCAACCTCCGGAACTCCAAAAGGCAATGGGGTTTGGCGAAAACTATAAAATGCCCTTCGGATCACGTCGTGACCATATAAAAATTCTTGGAAATGGTGTCTGTCCTCCGGTGATGAACGCCATTATTCGCTCTCTAACCGGAAGTGAGCAGCTATTAAAGGCTGCTGAATAA
- a CDS encoding restriction endonuclease gives MEKFLFNDLSDADLNIDAVYKGNRNGNAGDDPLNRLLGVSVQGGFRVLGSRDNPRMIVLTTSMSDPEWPDDLDHETGVFTYFGDNKKPGREIHETPRYGNILLRNMFEALHSGERQLIPPIFVFSKAAEYRDMVFKGLVVPGVDGLSSMDDLVAVWKTTKNQRFQNYQAKFTVLDVPTITRKWINSLRANHNLEAEAPQAWIDWRKTGFSRPLKAVRSLEIRTKEEQLPAIEGISLINVILEKYSKDPYAFEKCAAEIVRLFLGESVVSIDLTRSVRDGGRDAVGKFLIGRKTSSVLVEFAMEAKCYSSKNSVGVKELSRLISRLRHRQFGILVTTSWVNSQAYKEIKEDGHPIVIISGSDIVRIFVEKGFSSAQTLLSWLQRLDQKSV, from the coding sequence ATGGAAAAATTTTTATTTAACGATCTGTCGGATGCTGATCTTAATATTGATGCTGTTTATAAAGGCAATAGAAATGGGAATGCAGGAGATGACCCGTTAAATCGTTTGCTCGGTGTAAGTGTTCAGGGTGGATTTCGAGTGTTGGGTTCTCGTGATAATCCACGAATGATTGTGTTGACTACGAGTATGTCGGATCCAGAGTGGCCTGATGACTTGGACCACGAAACCGGTGTATTTACTTATTTCGGTGACAACAAGAAGCCTGGGCGGGAAATTCATGAAACGCCTCGTTATGGGAATATACTTCTGAGAAATATGTTTGAAGCACTTCACTCAGGAGAGCGCCAATTGATCCCTCCTATTTTTGTTTTTTCCAAAGCAGCTGAATATCGAGATATGGTTTTCAAAGGATTAGTTGTTCCAGGAGTGGATGGTCTGTCCTCAATGGACGATTTGGTTGCAGTATGGAAAACAACAAAAAATCAACGTTTTCAGAATTACCAAGCGAAGTTCACGGTTCTCGATGTGCCGACCATAACGAGGAAATGGATAAACTCTTTGAGAGCAAACCATAATTTAGAAGCTGAAGCACCTCAAGCATGGATAGATTGGAGAAAAACTGGCTTTAGTCGTCCTTTAAAGGCTGTGCGATCACTAGAAATACGAACCAAGGAAGAGCAGCTTCCGGCAATAGAGGGTATCAGTTTAATAAACGTAATATTAGAAAAATATTCTAAGGACCCTTATGCCTTCGAAAAATGTGCGGCTGAAATTGTGCGTCTCTTTTTGGGAGAGAGTGTTGTCTCAATTGACTTGACAAGGAGTGTGCGCGATGGAGGTCGAGATGCGGTAGGGAAGTTTCTAATTGGCCGTAAAACATCTTCTGTCTTGGTAGAATTCGCAATGGAAGCCAAGTGCTATAGTTCTAAAAATTCAGTTGGAGTCAAAGAACTTTCCAGACTGATTTCAAGGCTGCGCCATAGACAATTTGGTATTTTGGTTACAACCTCTTGGGTGAACAGCCAAGCATATAAAGAAATTAAAGAAGATGGGCATCCAATAGTTATTATTTCTGGATCAGATATTGTTAGAATTTTTGTGGAAAAAGGATTTTCCTCTGCGCAAACTTTGCTCTCGTGGTTGCAAAGGCTTGACCAAAAATCAGTGTGA
- the mzaE gene encoding MZA anti-phage system associated AIPR family protein MzaE, with protein sequence MELVDFLRQTQAEVRSEIGDRLGDPGNAYPYPESVFAEVVMQHMSEIGMTFDPVVCHYAAKVGNANLRLSGYAVSDEADQLDLFVSLYEGVDDVNPIPDAQTKTAAEQCLRFLANCAQGRLASTMDQSNDAYALVLTIQGCYANLDQIRVYVLTDRQAKAKNFKSREVNGKTVMLEVMDIERLHRHWSEGKPRDELVVNFEEVAGSPLPCVYIPGDMAEYDYALTVIPGEAMRFVYEKYGARLLEANVRSFLSMTGKVNRGIRDTLKEDPERFMAYNNGIVIVADELSLGRTEDGGPGILWLKGMQIVNGGQTTASIYFTKKKSPEINLRRVRIPAKVIVLKSEDPVQEEVLISDISKFANSQNSVRQSDLSANKPFHVEVEKLAMSTYCPDGIGRWFYERAAGSYKTMLAREGTTPARLTNLKQSIPPARKITKTDLAKFLNAWDQLPDSVSFGAQKNFVRFMNRIGGDEVDDSQATLPDVPEFKRMIARAILFKATQKLVRPMFPAFQANVATYTVSLLANRLGDQLDLEKIWLRQDISSRLKEQVQTWAVEVNRVLHETSEGRMISEWSKKPECWVMVKSAKYSSPLNDIPEIR encoded by the coding sequence ATGGAACTCGTTGATTTTCTCAGGCAAACCCAAGCAGAGGTCCGATCAGAAATTGGTGATCGTCTTGGTGATCCCGGCAATGCCTATCCTTATCCCGAGTCGGTCTTCGCCGAGGTGGTGATGCAGCACATGTCCGAGATCGGCATGACGTTCGATCCGGTTGTATGTCACTACGCAGCAAAAGTCGGGAATGCCAATCTGCGCCTGAGCGGATATGCCGTTTCAGACGAAGCGGATCAGCTTGATCTATTTGTCAGCCTCTATGAGGGCGTTGACGATGTAAACCCTATCCCGGACGCGCAAACTAAGACGGCTGCTGAACAGTGTCTGCGCTTTCTTGCAAATTGTGCTCAGGGTCGTCTGGCGTCCACCATGGACCAATCGAATGACGCTTATGCTCTGGTTCTGACGATTCAGGGGTGTTATGCTAACCTGGACCAGATCAGAGTTTATGTCCTTACAGACCGACAGGCCAAGGCCAAGAATTTCAAGTCCAGGGAGGTTAATGGTAAGACGGTGATGCTCGAAGTAATGGACATCGAGCGTCTTCATCGCCATTGGTCGGAAGGAAAACCCCGAGACGAGCTTGTCGTAAACTTTGAAGAGGTTGCGGGCTCGCCGCTTCCCTGTGTCTACATTCCTGGAGATATGGCAGAATACGACTATGCACTGACAGTCATACCCGGTGAGGCGATGCGCTTCGTGTATGAGAAGTATGGCGCAAGGCTTCTCGAAGCAAATGTTCGCTCTTTCCTGAGCATGACCGGAAAGGTCAACCGGGGCATCAGGGATACCTTGAAGGAGGACCCAGAGCGGTTCATGGCCTATAACAACGGGATCGTCATTGTTGCAGACGAACTTAGCCTTGGACGGACAGAGGATGGCGGGCCCGGCATTCTGTGGCTGAAGGGGATGCAGATTGTAAACGGCGGTCAGACCACTGCTTCTATCTACTTTACCAAGAAGAAGAGTCCGGAAATAAACCTGAGGCGAGTCCGAATTCCAGCCAAGGTGATTGTCTTGAAATCGGAAGATCCGGTCCAGGAAGAGGTCCTTATTTCTGACATATCCAAGTTCGCCAACAGCCAGAACTCGGTTCGACAATCGGATCTATCGGCCAACAAGCCGTTTCACGTCGAGGTGGAAAAACTGGCCATGTCCACCTACTGTCCGGATGGTATCGGTCGTTGGTTCTACGAGCGAGCTGCTGGCAGTTATAAAACAATGCTTGCACGAGAAGGAACGACGCCCGCCCGATTGACAAACCTTAAACAGTCCATTCCTCCTGCACGAAAGATCACCAAGACTGACTTGGCAAAGTTCCTGAACGCCTGGGATCAGTTGCCGGACTCTGTCAGCTTCGGAGCCCAGAAGAACTTTGTGCGGTTTATGAACAGGATTGGCGGGGACGAGGTGGATGATTCCCAAGCCACTCTTCCTGATGTACCAGAGTTTAAGAGGATGATAGCCAGGGCCATTTTGTTTAAGGCTACTCAGAAACTGGTCCGTCCGATGTTTCCCGCGTTCCAGGCAAATGTGGCCACCTATACCGTTTCGCTCCTGGCGAACCGGTTGGGTGACCAGCTTGACCTTGAAAAGATCTGGCTCAGACAGGATATTTCCTCCCGGTTAAAAGAACAGGTTCAGACGTGGGCAGTTGAGGTCAACAGGGTCCTTCATGAGACTTCAGAGGGGCGAATGATCTCTGAATGGTCTAAGAAGCCAGAATGCTGGGTCATGGTTAAAAGTGCGAAGTATTCATCACCACTTAATGATATCCCTGAAATTAGGTGA
- a CDS encoding PD-(D/E)XK motif protein has translation MALQSEFDRLQTAWRALASDGVTEGWRTIPIELLGPQRLLAGRHFPGNEEAVLVGFNSVRLPLEGQLPQGQGFRVERIKHKISDVSHTWIALSRQPVGSLDMFARMAEDVVGMLEVYRHVEDQVLFQLFLGRIKAWQEFMHQARAEVLGPEAETGLAGELCFLKSLLETGLPATTVLDGWHGPLNGLHDFLFGLGAIEVKSTVATLGFPATIGSLEQLDASLVTPLFLAGVRLVLDPGGMTLPAIIDDILRELEDKPEARGKFESLVLRTGFLRAFSDRYRRRFALADIRILLIDGAFPALTRNNVNPVIRKVRYELDLDLVSASDVGMDCAFEQLGVLNNGTR, from the coding sequence ATGGCTCTGCAGAGTGAATTTGACCGACTGCAAACTGCATGGCGCGCCCTGGCCAGCGACGGCGTGACGGAAGGATGGCGAACAATCCCGATCGAACTACTCGGCCCCCAAAGATTGCTTGCCGGTCGGCACTTCCCTGGAAACGAAGAGGCAGTTCTCGTCGGCTTTAACTCTGTCCGCCTACCTCTAGAGGGACAACTTCCCCAGGGGCAGGGGTTTCGGGTTGAGCGGATCAAGCACAAGATTTCCGATGTTTCTCACACCTGGATCGCACTTTCCCGGCAGCCGGTCGGCAGTTTGGACATGTTTGCACGGATGGCAGAGGATGTTGTTGGCATGCTTGAAGTCTACAGACATGTCGAAGACCAAGTGCTCTTCCAGCTCTTTCTTGGTCGGATCAAGGCGTGGCAGGAATTCATGCATCAAGCAAGAGCCGAGGTCCTTGGGCCAGAGGCTGAAACTGGTCTGGCAGGCGAACTGTGCTTTCTTAAATCGCTACTGGAAACTGGGCTGCCAGCCACGACGGTCCTAGACGGCTGGCACGGGCCGTTAAATGGACTCCATGATTTCCTTTTTGGCTTGGGAGCGATTGAGGTGAAGAGCACAGTGGCAACTCTCGGTTTTCCGGCAACCATCGGCTCTCTTGAGCAGCTTGACGCCTCTCTAGTCACCCCCCTATTTTTGGCTGGAGTTCGATTGGTATTGGATCCTGGTGGCATGACGTTGCCGGCTATCATCGACGACATCCTACGAGAGCTTGAAGATAAGCCCGAGGCGCGAGGTAAATTCGAGTCACTGGTACTCAGAACTGGCTTCCTTCGGGCGTTCTCGGATCGCTACAGGCGACGATTTGCACTCGCCGATATAAGAATCTTGTTGATTGATGGAGCTTTCCCGGCCCTGACACGGAATAATGTCAATCCCGTCATCAGGAAGGTTCGGTATGAATTGGACCTCGACCTTGTCAGCGCTTCTGATGTGGGAATGGACTGTGCATTCGAACAACTTGGGGTGTTAAACAATGGAACTCGTTGA
- a CDS encoding Z1 domain-containing protein: MNGTNTDIEQKVIKFVQELLLDEGDKATITPVLIAKKIELVLKMNPRWGSGLNRDHVTDELIRRFSLWIGQDTLLANDAGHEAWLVASRKQEWRYWQRYREWLERKLSYKAVDGLDQSTDTVLGLLEDPLRKGRWDRRGLVVGHVQSGKTGHYTGLICKAADAGYKIVIVLAGLHNNLRSQTQMRLDEGFLGYETKPVQEDIQIIGVGEIDGDPSIRPNFATNRTNKGDFTTSVAKNLGISPEQRPWLFVVKKNKTVLERLLRWIRNHVADLHDQESGRRIVTNLPLLVIDDEADHASVDTGEQVFDLDGRPDDQHQPTTINRLIRRILFSFARSAYVGYTATPFANIFIHERGATREEGPDLFPSAFIVNLAAPSNYIGPVRIFGQNDEEWRNGGVDLIREIHDHSTEEGFGGWMPQKHKNGHIPLFNDEDAPPPSLIEAINAFLLACAVRRLRGQESEHASMLVHVTRFNSVQRHVHLQVEEQIRHLRQRLTRGIGHEQVLADMRSLWQRDFVPTSLGISGSYPDLVPEGVPTWEEVASQLADVVSDIQVRMINGTAKDALDYSEHEGAGLKVIAIGGDKLARGLTLEGLCVSYFLRASRMYDTLMQMGRWFGYRPGYLDLCRLYTTSELSEWFGHIADAAEELREEFDIMAATGATPREYGLKVQSHSVLMVTSRLKMRSAKNLMLSFSGQLLETVALYRTKGILEQNLATARRLVLSLGSPEVDPERTRNGSRQKWAGSFLWTDVSASDVIDFLTNYKTHPDAHKVNSLLLAEFIQSMSLECELTHWTVAVIGGGEGAPLALRDDIVIDTMKRKMKGTHEDRYSIGRLMSPRDEAIDLEEEAWKAALKMTQEAWRADPGRREDAVQPDIPNGPAIRKVRGFGATGIQAHPERGLLFLYGLDPLKAEAGFPEDTPPIVAFAISFPGSRSGTKVEYKVNNVLWEQEYGSAE, encoded by the coding sequence ATGAATGGGACGAACACGGACATCGAGCAAAAGGTCATAAAGTTTGTTCAAGAGCTCCTGCTCGATGAAGGAGACAAGGCTACCATTACTCCCGTCCTCATCGCGAAGAAGATCGAATTGGTTCTGAAGATGAACCCACGGTGGGGTTCCGGCCTCAACAGGGATCATGTCACGGACGAGTTGATCCGCAGATTCAGTCTCTGGATCGGCCAGGACACATTGCTGGCGAACGATGCCGGACACGAAGCATGGCTTGTCGCATCAAGAAAGCAGGAGTGGCGCTACTGGCAGCGCTACAGAGAATGGCTTGAGCGAAAGCTTTCCTACAAGGCGGTGGACGGGCTCGACCAGTCCACGGACACAGTGCTTGGACTTCTGGAGGATCCGCTGCGCAAGGGCCGTTGGGATCGCCGGGGGCTAGTGGTGGGGCATGTCCAGTCCGGCAAGACCGGACACTACACGGGCCTCATATGTAAGGCCGCCGACGCGGGATACAAGATAGTGATCGTTCTTGCCGGACTTCATAACAACCTTCGGTCACAGACTCAGATGCGGCTCGACGAGGGCTTCCTCGGATACGAGACCAAGCCTGTTCAGGAAGACATCCAGATCATCGGAGTAGGTGAGATTGACGGGGATCCGAGCATTCGCCCCAATTTCGCGACCAACAGAACGAATAAGGGGGACTTCACGACGAGCGTGGCCAAGAACCTGGGAATTTCCCCGGAGCAACGGCCCTGGCTGTTCGTGGTCAAAAAGAATAAGACTGTTCTTGAGCGGCTACTGAGGTGGATCAGGAACCATGTCGCCGACCTTCATGATCAGGAAAGTGGTCGAAGGATTGTGACCAACTTACCTCTTCTGGTTATCGATGATGAGGCGGACCACGCTAGCGTCGATACCGGCGAGCAGGTGTTTGATTTGGACGGGCGGCCCGATGACCAACACCAGCCAACGACCATCAATCGCCTGATCCGGCGCATTCTGTTCTCCTTCGCGAGATCCGCCTATGTCGGATACACGGCTACCCCTTTTGCCAATATATTCATTCACGAAAGAGGAGCAACCCGCGAAGAGGGGCCGGATCTGTTTCCATCAGCATTTATCGTCAACCTAGCTGCCCCTTCCAATTACATAGGTCCGGTGAGGATTTTTGGACAGAACGACGAGGAATGGAGGAATGGCGGCGTCGATCTGATACGGGAAATCCACGACCACTCGACTGAAGAGGGTTTCGGAGGATGGATGCCTCAGAAACACAAGAATGGGCACATCCCGCTTTTCAATGATGAGGATGCACCACCTCCGTCTCTTATAGAAGCGATCAACGCGTTTTTGCTCGCATGTGCCGTTCGGCGGTTGCGCGGCCAGGAAAGCGAACATGCATCCATGCTGGTTCATGTGACCCGTTTCAATTCGGTCCAGCGGCACGTCCATCTCCAGGTTGAAGAACAGATTCGACACCTTCGGCAAAGACTCACTCGCGGCATCGGGCATGAGCAGGTCCTCGCCGACATGAGATCCCTGTGGCAGAGGGATTTTGTGCCAACCTCTCTCGGGATCAGCGGAAGTTACCCTGACTTGGTGCCAGAGGGTGTGCCCACTTGGGAAGAAGTGGCATCTCAACTGGCCGATGTGGTTTCGGACATTCAGGTGCGGATGATCAATGGAACAGCAAAGGATGCTCTGGACTATTCCGAACACGAGGGCGCCGGTCTGAAAGTGATCGCAATTGGTGGTGACAAACTGGCCAGAGGGCTGACCCTTGAGGGTCTTTGCGTCAGTTATTTCCTTCGAGCATCTCGCATGTATGACACGCTGATGCAGATGGGGCGCTGGTTCGGTTACAGACCAGGCTATCTCGACCTGTGCCGTCTCTACACCACATCAGAACTTTCAGAGTGGTTCGGGCACATCGCGGATGCGGCAGAGGAACTTCGCGAGGAATTTGACATCATGGCCGCCACAGGGGCGACACCCAGGGAGTACGGCTTGAAGGTCCAGTCCCATTCGGTCTTGATGGTCACCTCAAGGCTGAAGATGAGATCGGCGAAGAACCTGATGTTGTCCTTCAGCGGACAGCTTCTGGAGACGGTGGCGCTGTACAGGACGAAAGGCATTCTTGAACAGAACCTAGCAACGGCTAGGCGACTTGTTTTGTCTCTCGGATCTCCAGAAGTAGATCCCGAACGCACACGAAATGGAAGCCGGCAGAAGTGGGCTGGTAGCTTCCTCTGGACCGATGTCTCCGCCTCGGATGTCATCGATTTCCTGACGAACTACAAGACGCACCCCGACGCCCACAAGGTCAACAGCCTCCTGCTGGCAGAGTTCATCCAGTCCATGTCGCTTGAATGCGAACTTACCCACTGGACCGTTGCGGTGATCGGAGGCGGAGAAGGGGCACCTTTGGCTCTGCGTGACGATATCGTGATCGATACGATGAAACGAAAGATGAAGGGAACGCACGAAGACCGCTACTCCATTGGCAGGCTCATGTCTCCGCGTGACGAGGCCATTGACCTCGAGGAGGAAGCCTGGAAAGCGGCCCTCAAAATGACCCAGGAGGCTTGGCGTGCCGATCCCGGTAGACGCGAGGATGCGGTACAGCCAGACATCCCGAACGGCCCGGCCATCAGAAAGGTCAGAGGATTCGGGGCGACCGGGATCCAGGCTCACCCTGAGCGGGGACTACTTTTTCTATATGGCCTTGACCCTCTCAAGGCCGAGGCTGGATTTCCAGAAGATACGCCGCCCATTGTGGCTTTCGCCATAAGCTTCCCCGGCAGCAGATCTGGCACAAAGGTCGAATACAAGGTCAACAACGTTCTGTGGGAGCAGGAATATGGCTCTGCAGAGTGA